The genomic window CTCATTACATCTACTGTAACAAAATGTAACGAATCGGTCAATCTAGCTTGAGTGGTAGTAACCGTCCCTAGGGGTTCGGCTTAGAGAAACCGGATTTTAAACTGAGTAAATATACGGATTTCCTGGAGGAACGGTCTGAAGCAGAAGGCGCAGAAGCCTTATAAATCAACCTGTGATGCCCGGAGGATTAACAATAGGCCGTGACATCTTCCCCACATTCGTCGGCGAGGAAACATAATGCCCGAAACCGCAGAAATACCAGTTGCTCATAAAAGGGATTGAGCTTACATAGCGGGGGAATATGAAATAAAGTCCGTCCAAATAGCTGGATATCCCGTTCAAATGGACATTGTGCCGGAATCAGCCTACACAACTGTTTCGCCTGTTCAGGATTTTTAATTTCAATGCCCTCGATCCAGTTGCGGATGGGGAACAGAACATCATCCATCCGAAATTTATAAAGAGTTTTCGACTCAGTTAATAAGCTTGAGAAAATAAACATCACGATTCTTCCTTGACCTAAATTCCTGAAGGTTGTTGTCTCTTATAGGTTCCATTATTACTCCGGCATTCCGGCTTTGTCCCATTCCCAAAGTAGTAAAATCCCCCCTCGTAAGATAGAGTTTTCGGGTCTAATTATATGAACAAAGGGAGATTCAAGAGCCTGTCGGTGCATTCGAGGCCACAGGAAAACGCCAGAACCCTGTCTAGGTGCAGGATTTACTCTCTCTATCTCGGGGAAGAGAGGTAAATCCGATGAAAATGCTGGCTTCCGGAGTAAATCACCTGGGTATAGTGGTTCGGTGGATTCATAAGGTACAGATATTGAGAGGAGTGCGTTGCATCTTGCTCGCACTCCTCTAAATGTACCTCATAACGGTCGGAAACGCCTACAATTACAGGAGGTTTCTGGGAACAAAGATTTTATTAAACCTATAACTTGTGCAAATCTTGTGGTTGTGGGGGTTTTGTGGGAACGCGCGTTTTATCAACCCTATAACTTTTGCAAATCTTCTTGTAGGCAGGTTTTGTGGGAACGCGCGTTTTATCAACCCTATAACTTTTGCAAATCTTCTTGTAAAGCCCGGTAGCGTTGATACTGCTGCCGGAGGTCGTAGAGATAATCATCCCACTGGAAGGGAGAATTCAGAATGGATAGATAAACCTCTCGGATCAGCTTCACATACTTGGTCGCAGTTTGATAGTTGGGGCGGGTTTTCTTTTGAATATAGTGATGTGCCAGTTGGTTATACAGGCGGATCGCCGCTTCTGGATGAGAGGATTTCACCTTAGCGGCGACTGCCTGTTTGACGGGGATCGGACAACCTGGTTCCTCGGCCAAGGAAATGGCCGCATCCCAATTTTTCTGCTTTAAGTATATTTTCCAGAGAACTTCAGCATCATCTCGGGCGAACAAATGCATCTGGCGTTGGCAGTCTTCCCAACAATTTAACTCGATTGCCACTGACTTCATTTTGTCATATAATTCTATGCAAAGACCATCAATCCGCAGCCACAGCCGAAACATTCGATACAGATTCGGGCGATCGCCTTGCTCATAATAATACTGGGTCAAGTCCGTTAATAGCTGATTAGTATAGGGGCAATCCTCAGCATATAAATCAGCCCAGTCCTCTAGGTTATCTCCCATTGTGGGTGTATGTTCAGTAATCCACCGTTCTAAAATCGCAATCGACTTCGGGATATCTCTCTGCATATCCCGCCAATAATTCGCCAGGATTAAATATTCTTCAATACTGTCCAGATTTTCTTCATATAATCGGATAAAGTTCTGCTCATCTCCCAATCGGCGATAGGCATCCATCACCCACTCCCGGCTATTCCGTTCCAAACCAATGGTTTCTAAGGTGGCGATCGCATAGCGTAACTCCTCCTCCGTGGAACATAGAGTAGCCATCGCGTCCTTCAGCGCCAAATCCAGTTCCTCGTTCTGAAACATCGGCCAATCGAACACCGCAATCACAGAATTCAGATAAACCTCTTTCTGCGGCATCTCCAGATCTAACGCCATCACGCGATCGGCAAATAACTCCAACCCTTGAGCAATCTCACTCTCCGCAAAAACCTTCCCCGTCTGACTAAACAGTAAGTTTCCAGAAGTCACCACATACCACAGCACATCAATCTGTTCTGCCAAAGTCAGATGATGCAACTGTTCAAACACCTCAGTTAAATGAGAAAATTCATATTCCCCCCCGTCAAAAAAGCTATAATTCTCATTCAAAAAAACCTCCAGTTCCTCTTCCTCCGCTTGGACCCCCTCAAAAAACTCCTGAATCTCCTTCTTCAACTCCGCCACCGTCTTCTTCTTGGAGTTAGGAAAAGGAATCACATTGTTTTTTTGTCCAACCCCTGGCTGAGGCAGCACCTTCAATCCTTGTGGACCTTGTGCCAGGATTTGAAGCACCTCCTGCTCACTCAATTGTCCAGTTAATAAGCGCCGCAAAATATCCTCAATCATCGGAGTAATCTCCTGAGCCAAACTCATCGGGGCTTCATACTCATACTCCTCCTCATCCTCTGGATTGCCCAACATTGCATACAGCAACACCGCCACAATATGCTCACAAACCTCTCCCCGATAAGCACAGGTACAATCTGTCGTGAGCTTGCTCTTACCTGTGCGAATTTCTACAGAATATTGGCCGGTTTCTCCCTCAACCTTAGCCTTAATCCCCTTTCCTGACATAAAAAACTGCTCGACTGTCCCCTGATCATAACAGTCTTGACCTTGTTCAAAAATAGCCGGACTATCGGCAAATTCTCTAATTTCTTCTAGGGTTAGATCGGTTAAATTCATAAATAGCTACCTCCAGTATTTGCTGTTTCACCCCATGCACTCATCCGATCGTACCTTAGAAACTCCCAAGGCGATCGCCAGCCTCCAGAAAAGGCCCCGGAATAACCATTCCAGTAGTAGGGTGTTCCGGATCACCCTGATGAGGTATCAGCAGAAACGAATGCGCTTAACCGTAACAACCGATTGTGATTTTCCCCTACAACGCCTTAAATTCATCCTGCAACGCCCGATAATTGCGATAAGTCTGCCGGAGCTTATCAATATAACCCTGCCACCCGGAGGCATCTTTTATGATATCCAGATAAATCGATTTAAGCGTCTGTGCGTACCTTGCAGCAATCTGGTAATCCGATCGCGTCTTGCCATTGATATACTTGATCACCACCCTCTCATAAATGGCGATCGCTGCTTGAGGCCGATGTTCTTTGACACCCTCAGCAATTTTCAGGTTCGTGGACTGTCCACAAGGAGAATTTTCCGATAGAGCGATCGCCTTGTCCCACTCTTGCTCATATAAATAAATTTCCGCTAACGACGCCAGATTAGTTGCCGCACGTTCTAGCAACTCCGGCTGTGCCAGGGACCACCGCTTTAACCCCGTAGCCACTTCCTTAATCTGCTGATACAAATCAAGAGAATAGCCATTTTCCTCCAACCTCAGCATCAAGAGCCGATAAAGGTTCTCCGAGTCCCCTTTTTCTTGATAAAAATCACTTAATTCAGACAAAATAAGCTGGTGATGGTTGCGGTCTGTATAATAATCTTGCAGGCTTCCATAATCATCCCGATCAAGTTTGTCCAGGTTGTAAAGAGAAACCCATCGTTCTAACGTTTTCCTATATTTTTCCAGCTTCCCTTGTTCCTGCCAATAACTGGCTAACTCCAAATACTGATAGGGCCGGATTAAATTTGACTCACGCCACCATAAATAATTTTCCTCATCCCCTAACCTGCGGTAACAGTCCGCAATCCAATCTACAGCATCCTCATCAGGGCTAGATTCTAGCTGCTTAATCAGATAGTGATAATCTTCCACCGTCGTGCAAAGGATATCCAACGTATCTTTAACCACCCCATCCAGTTCAGCGCTCTGGAACATCTCCCAATCGAGCAGAGCCACCACCGAATTAATATAAATCTGCTTCTGGGTTCCACTCTCTTCTAAAGCCAACACCACCTGAGCAAATCGCTCTAATGCTTTAGGAATTTCCTCCTCTCCAATTAAATATTCTTCCTCTAAAAAGTAGTGATTGGCCCAAGTCCCTACTGACCAAAACACATCAAGCTGGTCTCGTAAATCAAGGGTTTCTGCTAACTCGAAAACCTCATCTAAGTCTAATTCATCCTCCTCA from Laspinema palackyanum D2c includes these protein-coding regions:
- a CDS encoding SWIM zinc finger family protein; this translates as MNLTDLTLEEIREFADSPAIFEQGQDCYDQGTVEQFFMSGKGIKAKVEGETGQYSVEIRTGKSKLTTDCTCAYRGEVCEHIVAVLLYAMLGNPEDEEEYEYEAPMSLAQEITPMIEDILRRLLTGQLSEQEVLQILAQGPQGLKVLPQPGVGQKNNVIPFPNSKKKTVAELKKEIQEFFEGVQAEEEELEVFLNENYSFFDGGEYEFSHLTEVFEQLHHLTLAEQIDVLWYVVTSGNLLFSQTGKVFAESEIAQGLELFADRVMALDLEMPQKEVYLNSVIAVFDWPMFQNEELDLALKDAMATLCSTEEELRYAIATLETIGLERNSREWVMDAYRRLGDEQNFIRLYEENLDSIEEYLILANYWRDMQRDIPKSIAILERWITEHTPTMGDNLEDWADLYAEDCPYTNQLLTDLTQYYYEQGDRPNLYRMFRLWLRIDGLCIELYDKMKSVAIELNCWEDCQRQMHLFARDDAEVLWKIYLKQKNWDAAISLAEEPGCPIPVKQAVAAKVKSSHPEAAIRLYNQLAHHYIQKKTRPNYQTATKYVKLIREVYLSILNSPFQWDDYLYDLRQQYQRYRALQEDLQKL
- a CDS encoding Mo-dependent nitrogenase C-terminal domain-containing protein, which produces MFIFSSLLTESKTLYKFRMDDVLFPIRNWIEGIEIKNPEQAKQLCRLIPAQCPFERDIQLFGRTLFHIPPLCKLNPFYEQLVFLRFRALCFLADECGEDVTAYC